One window of Nostoc sp. NIES-3756 genomic DNA carries:
- a CDS encoding Vgb family protein, whose translation MFAKSHQGINMLRHISKILTLTIVVAVLGLSNAKAEAVLLVSGSDGTSRSIRAYDDKTSEFIKTLITAGNDLVAPDGLTIGPDGNLYVANFGNNIPRFNPKTGEFIDIFVSAGSGGLAGSNELTFGPDGNLYVASLEGNTIRRYNGKTGAFINNFTNVTTPLDLTFGKDGKLYITSRDLSSVLRLDVQTGGVDTFVASNSGGLSTATGLTFGKDGNLYVNSFLTNKTLRYDGQTGEYIDTFVSSAGELLGPAGISFGPDGNLYVNGVNSNNVVRYDGKTGALIDTFVPAGSGGLQRPVLGQIFVSTSVPESGAELGLLGFGAVCVGLGMKRHLKKQQILVNKF comes from the coding sequence ATGTTTGCAAAATCTCATCAAGGAATTAATATGTTGCGTCACATATCTAAAATTCTCACTTTGACGATAGTTGTTGCAGTTTTAGGTCTTAGCAATGCTAAAGCTGAAGCCGTTTTGCTAGTCAGTGGTAGCGATGGTACAAGCCGGAGTATCCGGGCGTATGATGACAAAACAAGCGAGTTTATTAAAACTTTGATTACAGCCGGAAATGATTTAGTTGCACCCGATGGACTAACTATTGGCCCAGATGGCAACCTTTATGTCGCCAACTTTGGTAATAACATCCCCCGTTTTAATCCGAAAACAGGTGAATTTATTGACATCTTTGTTTCCGCAGGTAGCGGAGGGTTAGCAGGTTCTAATGAACTAACTTTCGGCCCAGATGGCAACCTCTACGTCGCTAGTCTTGAAGGTAATACCATACGACGTTATAACGGTAAAACTGGCGCTTTCATCAACAACTTTACAAATGTCACCACACCTTTAGATTTGACTTTTGGTAAAGACGGTAAACTGTATATCACCAGCCGTGATCTAAGCAGCGTTTTACGTCTTGATGTACAGACTGGTGGAGTTGATACTTTTGTAGCTAGTAATAGTGGTGGGTTGAGTACCGCTACAGGTTTGACCTTTGGAAAAGATGGAAACCTCTACGTCAATAGTTTCTTAACTAATAAAACCTTACGTTATGACGGTCAAACTGGCGAATATATAGATACGTTCGTCAGTTCAGCCGGAGAACTGTTAGGCCCGGCTGGTATCAGCTTCGGCCCAGACGGTAATCTCTACGTCAATGGCGTTAATAGCAATAATGTTGTACGTTATGACGGCAAAACGGGTGCTTTAATTGATACTTTTGTCCCTGCTGGTAGTGGTGGATTACAACGTCCCGTTTTAGGTCAAATCTTTGTCTCAACCTCTGTTCCTGAATCTGGTGCTGAGTTAGGTCTGTTAGGTTTTGGTGCTGTTTGTGTGGGTTTAGGTATGAAGCGCCATCTCAAAAAACAGCAGATTTTAGTTAATAAATTTTAA
- a CDS encoding nuclear transport factor 2 family protein: MSLTTTKSAKVQTVETLFDAMKRQDWATIKSCLTDDVLYRVGSSDPLYGHQAVQDYLSILYQQVRFESADVKQIVEPEGQVIFEMDTHYVRLQDNEPISFACTDIMRFQGSKIREWRVYVDLSPMFT; the protein is encoded by the coding sequence ATGTCATTAACTACAACTAAGTCCGCTAAAGTCCAAACTGTTGAAACTTTATTTGATGCAATGAAAAGACAAGATTGGGCAACCATCAAATCTTGTTTAACCGATGATGTACTCTATCGAGTTGGTTCTTCTGATCCTTTATATGGGCATCAAGCTGTGCAAGATTACTTGTCTATCTTATATCAACAAGTGAGATTTGAATCTGCGGATGTAAAACAAATTGTAGAGCCTGAAGGTCAAGTAATTTTTGAAATGGATACTCATTATGTGCGTTTGCAAGATAACGAACCCATTTCTTTTGCTTGTACCGATATTATGCGATTTCAAGGTAGCAAAATTCGTGAATGGCGGGTTTATGTTGACTTGTCACCCATGTTTACTTAA
- a CDS encoding NmrA family NAD(P)-binding protein: MTNKKTVLLAGATGMLGSKIALTLAKKEEIDLRTLVRNRLVSDQKKQQHLNNLENLGIKLIEGDLNDKSSLERACTGIDTVVSAVSGWEDVVVTGQLNLLEAAKNVGVSHFIPSDYSYDYFQIQLGDNYLSDFRIKVGQAVKESGLNYTFIMNGIFAEVLLSPFFHVFNLEAGTAEYWGDGNTKFDVTTIDDTAAYTAEAVVDPCAVNTSFQVAGDVLTIKEAIAAYEEVKGSQLKQVCKGSLDDLQAYIAQMKADGTHPLTIIPAQYQWAMMTGKTKLRNIISDRYPHIKPKSLKDYIAQSNKPAFELVLTQ; this comes from the coding sequence ATGACAAATAAAAAGACAGTTCTTCTTGCTGGAGCAACTGGTATGTTAGGAAGTAAGATTGCCTTAACACTGGCGAAGAAGGAAGAAATTGACCTCCGGACTCTGGTAAGAAATCGCCTTGTAAGTGACCAAAAAAAACAACAACATCTGAATAATTTAGAAAATTTAGGTATCAAACTTATAGAAGGTGATCTCAATGATAAATCAAGCCTAGAAAGAGCTTGCACAGGAATTGATACTGTTGTTTCTGCTGTGAGTGGCTGGGAAGATGTTGTAGTTACTGGGCAATTAAACCTATTAGAAGCAGCAAAAAATGTAGGGGTATCTCACTTTATTCCTTCTGATTATTCATACGATTATTTTCAAATCCAGTTAGGAGATAATTATCTTTCTGATTTTCGGATTAAAGTTGGTCAAGCAGTGAAGGAAAGTGGCTTAAATTATACCTTCATTATGAATGGTATCTTTGCAGAGGTTTTATTATCTCCTTTCTTTCATGTCTTCAATTTGGAAGCTGGTACTGCTGAATATTGGGGCGATGGAAATACCAAATTTGATGTAACAACAATAGATGATACAGCAGCATACACGGCTGAGGCGGTGGTTGATCCTTGTGCTGTAAATACTAGCTTTCAGGTAGCTGGTGATGTATTGACAATTAAGGAAGCCATTGCAGCTTATGAGGAAGTCAAAGGTAGCCAACTCAAACAAGTCTGCAAAGGTAGCTTAGACGATTTACAGGCATACATAGCACAGATGAAAGCTGATGGTACTCACCCTTTGACGATTATTCCAGCACAGTACCAATGGGCAATGATGACGGGTAAAACTAAACTACGGAATATTATCAGCGATCGCTATCCCCACATCAAGCCAAAATCTCTCAAAGACTACATTGCTCAGTCTAATAAACCAGCATTTGAACTTGTCTTAACTCAATAG
- a CDS encoding Vgb family protein — MMRHISQLIPLGTVVAVLNLTAPQAYAFLLVSSVANEPLDPNNPAVINLDLTDNFTVGNSSILKYDEKTGKFLGVFVSKGVIGLSSGITFGKDGYLYAADQANNSILRFDGKKGTLIDTFLQFGTSGPKRPEDIAFGPDGNLYISGLAGGGVQKYDFVTGLLSVVTQTNSQGGNLLAAGLSFGPDGNLYISSVLNDNSILRYNPITGLQDTFIASNIAQPVPSGTVFSPDGKSIYNGTFIGAPTIKQYDGTTGALVGDFVTENNNGGLQTSSRLRFGKDGNLYVSDFLGNAIRRYDGQTGSFIDSFVPAGSGGLKNPGGFAFSTTVPEPYSLVGILAVAAYLGTSQVLKQKRKYQQISGSKLLSQTQVRYTTIPPENWQ; from the coding sequence ATGATGCGTCACATTTCTCAACTCATCCCACTAGGAACTGTTGTTGCAGTCTTAAATTTAACTGCGCCTCAAGCCTACGCTTTTTTACTAGTTAGCAGCGTTGCTAATGAACCTCTAGATCCAAATAACCCAGCCGTCATTAACTTGGATCTCACAGATAACTTTACTGTCGGTAACAGTAGTATATTAAAATACGACGAAAAAACTGGAAAGTTCCTTGGTGTCTTCGTTTCCAAAGGTGTAATAGGTCTTTCTTCAGGTATAACTTTTGGCAAGGATGGCTACTTATATGCAGCCGACCAAGCTAATAACAGCATACTTAGATTTGATGGTAAAAAAGGTACTCTGATTGACACCTTTCTACAATTTGGGACAAGTGGGCCGAAGCGACCAGAAGATATAGCTTTCGGCCCAGATGGCAACCTTTATATCAGTGGTCTTGCAGGTGGCGGCGTACAGAAATACGATTTTGTTACAGGACTACTCAGCGTAGTCACACAAACTAATTCCCAAGGTGGAAACTTACTGGCGGCTGGTTTGAGTTTTGGCCCAGATGGCAATCTCTATATCAGCAGCGTCCTCAACGATAACAGTATTCTCCGTTATAATCCCATCACTGGTCTTCAAGATACTTTCATCGCCTCTAATATTGCCCAACCAGTGCCTTCTGGTACAGTATTTAGTCCTGATGGAAAGTCTATATACAATGGTACTTTTATCGGCGCTCCCACCATCAAACAATACGATGGTACAACAGGCGCTTTAGTTGGTGACTTTGTTACAGAAAACAATAACGGCGGACTACAAACATCTTCGCGCCTAAGATTTGGCAAAGATGGCAACTTATACGTCAGCGATTTTCTTGGCAATGCTATCAGACGTTACGACGGTCAGACAGGTTCTTTTATTGATTCTTTTGTTCCGGCTGGTTCTGGTGGCTTGAAAAACCCTGGTGGGTTTGCCTTCTCTACCACTGTTCCTGAACCTTATTCTTTAGTAGGAATTTTAGCTGTTGCTGCTTATTTAGGTACAAGTCAAGTATTGAAACAAAAAAGAAAGTATCAGCAAATCTCAGGCAGTAAATTACTTTCTCAAACACAAGTTCGTTATACCACTATTCCCCCAGAAAATTGGCAGTGA
- a CDS encoding DJ-1/PfpI family protein, translating into MSKGKIGILIEEHFDQTEFRKFNTYFPEQGYEVEYISHLWGNPQLTFGSNPDNGEVEDHVTVTVEVNNIEPSDYKGIICIGAYAMDRLRYQVSVRKGQKNQAPAVVFLRKAMQTDNLKIGTICHSLWLLCADSDLIRGRKVTCAHNIICDVENAGAEVIYENDATAEMVVDGNLITGKHPGVVDTFMEVFLAEIEKPVLVRNL; encoded by the coding sequence ATGAGTAAGGGTAAAATTGGAATTTTAATTGAAGAACATTTCGACCAGACTGAATTTCGTAAATTTAATACTTACTTTCCCGAACAAGGTTATGAAGTAGAGTATATTTCCCATTTATGGGGTAATCCACAATTAACATTTGGCTCAAATCCAGACAATGGTGAAGTTGAAGACCATGTAACTGTAACTGTAGAGGTAAATAATATTGAGCCAAGTGATTATAAAGGGATTATTTGTATTGGTGCTTATGCAATGGATCGCCTGCGATATCAGGTTTCTGTAAGAAAAGGTCAAAAGAACCAAGCACCAGCCGTTGTTTTTCTCAGAAAAGCAATGCAAACAGATAATTTAAAAATTGGTACAATTTGTCATTCATTATGGCTTTTGTGTGCTGATTCAGATTTAATTCGAGGTCGAAAAGTTACTTGCGCTCACAATATTATCTGTGATGTCGAAAATGCAGGTGCTGAAGTAATTTATGAAAATGATGCTACTGCTGAAATGGTTGTAGATGGCAATTTAATCACAGGTAAACATCCAGGTGTTGTAGATACATTTATGGAAGTATTTTTGGCAGAGATTGAAAAGCCTGTGTTAGTTCGTAATTTGTAA
- a CDS encoding AGE family epimerase/isomerase, whose amino-acid sequence MDHMSFSFSDTIAGYVTQFNRNDKSFGIKTSDGREYRASLTPTSYGRITQNLGEPYLDCTNRLAEMLTPGQHVFAYGVFYPHGQEYKFEVQFLVFPGDAPSKYRQEESDWWVKQIISIADAYLKWQFGYPEKPIDYREYRTILNLAGEKKRDDFLQETDTISRLVYGFASAFLLTGEDRFLEAAEKGTEYLRQHMRFYDPDEDLIYWYHGIQVTGNREQKLLTSEFGDDYDAIPAYEQIYALAGPIQTYRVTGDPRILKDAEMTIDLFDRFFLDKEGVGYFSHIDPLTLDPRAESLGHNRARKNWNSVGDHAPAYLINLWLATGEQRYADMLEYTFDAIAKYFPDYENSSFVQERFYEDWSHDTTWGMQQNRAVVGHNLKIAWNIMRMQSLKPKEEYRDLARKIAALMPAAGSDRQRGGWYDMVERTLADGEEQYRFVWHDRKAWWQQEQAILAYLILYGVEKQPEYLRHAREASAFYNAFFLDHDDGAIYFNVLANGLPFLMGNERLKGSHSMSGYHSTELCYLSAVYTNLLITKQPMDFYFKPQPGAFKDNILRVQPDILPPGSVRISQVWADEQEYYNFDADALTVKLPETQKPVKIKVRISPN is encoded by the coding sequence ATGGATCACATGAGTTTTTCATTTTCAGATACCATTGCTGGCTATGTTACTCAATTTAACCGCAATGATAAAAGCTTTGGTATTAAAACTTCAGATGGACGAGAATATCGAGCCTCCCTTACCCCAACTAGTTATGGACGCATCACCCAAAATTTAGGAGAGCCTTATCTTGACTGTACTAATCGGTTAGCAGAAATGCTTACACCTGGTCAACATGTATTTGCTTATGGTGTTTTCTATCCTCATGGACAAGAATATAAATTTGAAGTTCAATTTCTGGTGTTTCCTGGTGATGCACCTAGCAAATATCGTCAAGAAGAATCTGATTGGTGGGTGAAGCAAATAATTTCCATTGCTGATGCTTATCTAAAATGGCAATTTGGTTATCCTGAAAAGCCTATAGATTATCGAGAATACCGCACTATACTAAATCTGGCTGGTGAGAAAAAACGCGATGATTTTCTACAGGAAACAGACACGATTTCTCGTCTAGTTTATGGTTTTGCTTCGGCTTTCTTATTAACTGGTGAAGACCGTTTTCTAGAAGCCGCAGAAAAGGGTACTGAATATCTACGTCAACACATGAGATTCTATGACCCTGATGAAGATTTGATTTATTGGTATCACGGTATTCAAGTCACAGGTAATAGGGAACAAAAACTGCTGACTTCTGAGTTTGGTGATGACTATGATGCAATACCCGCCTATGAACAGATTTACGCTTTAGCCGGGCCAATTCAAACTTATCGGGTGACTGGTGATCCTCGCATTCTTAAAGATGCAGAGATGACGATTGATTTGTTTGACCGCTTTTTCTTAGACAAGGAAGGGGTGGGTTATTTCTCCCATATTGATCCCCTAACTCTAGACCCTCGTGCAGAATCACTCGGTCATAACCGTGCGCGGAAAAATTGGAACTCTGTTGGGGATCATGCACCAGCTTATTTGATTAATCTGTGGTTGGCTACTGGTGAACAAAGATATGCCGATATGTTGGAGTATACCTTTGATGCGATCGCCAAATATTTCCCTGATTACGAAAATAGTTCCTTTGTCCAAGAGCGTTTTTATGAAGATTGGAGTCATGATACTACTTGGGGAATGCAGCAAAACCGCGCTGTTGTAGGTCATAACCTGAAAATTGCTTGGAACATCATGAGGATGCAAAGCCTCAAACCCAAAGAGGAATATAGGGACTTAGCGCGAAAAATTGCTGCACTCATGCCTGCGGCTGGGAGCGATCGCCAACGCGGTGGCTGGTACGATATGGTAGAGCGCACATTAGCTGATGGTGAAGAACAATACCGCTTCGTTTGGCATGACAGGAAAGCTTGGTGGCAACAAGAGCAAGCTATCTTAGCTTATCTAATTCTCTATGGTGTCGAGAAACAGCCAGAATATTTACGTCATGCTAGGGAAGCATCAGCTTTTTACAATGCCTTCTTCCTCGACCATGACGATGGCGCTATCTACTTCAATGTTCTAGCTAACGGTCTACCCTTTTTAATGGGTAATGAACGCCTCAAAGGTAGCCACTCTATGAGCGGTTATCACTCAACTGAATTATGTTATTTGTCGGCAGTATATACCAACCTGTTGATTACTAAGCAACCAATGGACTTTTACTTTAAGCCCCAACCTGGAGCATTTAAAGATAATATCCTACGGGTGCAGCCAGATATTTTACCTCCTGGTAGTGTGCGAATTAGTCAAGTATGGGCAGATGAGCAAGAATATTATAATTTCGATGCCGATGCTTTAACAGTCAAATTACCAGAAACGCAAAAACCAGTAAAAATTAAGGTGCGGATTTCACCTAATTAA
- a CDS encoding anti-sigma factor antagonist, whose amino-acid sequence MKINVKTSASPTLNELQPVTVIELNGDVDTNTAPLVQEQILPQVKAGSKIILDMTQVSYLSSAGLRMLLSLYRQIFNQNAQIILVGLSEEIADTMSITGFLDFFQTADTLNQALEALNAKVQFTHT is encoded by the coding sequence ATGAAAATCAACGTCAAAACCTCGGCATCTCCAACTTTAAACGAACTACAACCAGTGACAGTAATTGAACTAAATGGTGATGTAGATACTAATACGGCTCCCCTAGTTCAAGAACAAATTTTGCCACAAGTAAAAGCAGGAAGCAAAATCATTCTGGACATGACTCAAGTAAGTTATTTGTCCAGTGCTGGTTTAAGAATGTTGCTGTCACTATATCGGCAAATATTCAACCAAAATGCACAAATTATTTTGGTAGGACTTTCAGAAGAAATTGCCGACACAATGTCAATAACTGGATTTCTAGACTTTTTTCAGACTGCTGATACTCTTAACCAAGCCTTAGAAGCTCTTAATGCCAAAGTTCAATTTACTCACACTTAA
- the glgX gene encoding glycogen debranching protein GlgX, with product MQRIDIHPTHTYENFKLRTGRPFPFGATLVPGGVNFSVYSRQAKSCSLVLFKKHAAEPMAEIPFPDEFRIGNVFCMIVFGLDYENIEYGYRMDGPFNPREGNWFDQTQILLDPYAKIIGGRDIWGEKPDWNNIYQHRARLAFDDFDWEGERPLNIPTEDLVIYEMHVRSFTSHLSSGVKHPGTFAAIREKIPYLKELGVNCVELMPIYEFDEFENSRPNPHTGEMLFNYWGYSTVGFFAPKAGYAATGKYGMQVDELKTLIKTLHQNGIEVILDVVFNHTAEGNENGPSISFRGIDNQTYYMLTPDGYYFNFSGTGNTLNCNNPIVRHMVVDCLRYWASEYHIDGFRFDLATILGRDPWGAPLSNPPLLESLAFDPILANCKLIAEAWDAGGLYQVGSFPAFGRWLEWNGKYRDTIRKFLKGEPGQAGDMAQRLQGSPDLYAAAGRGPTASINFITCHDGFTLMDLVSYDGKHNEANGENNNDGTNDNDSWNCGWEGETNNLEINALRHRQIKNAVAMLMVSQGVPMILMGDEMGRTQRGNNNTYCHDNELNWLDWQLLAANADLFKFFKDCIAFRHAHPVLKNKWHFRNVDYANSGYADITWHGTQAWNADWSDFSRILAFMLCGQHAKGGTVSDDYIYVAMNMYWDSLWFELPGLPQGRQWYVFANTGVSEASWTPGTEPILDNQSGFLIGGRSVVILVGK from the coding sequence ATGCAAAGAATTGATATTCATCCTACCCATACTTACGAGAATTTTAAATTACGTACAGGTCGCCCGTTTCCTTTTGGAGCTACTTTAGTACCAGGAGGCGTAAATTTTTCTGTCTATTCTCGACAGGCTAAGTCCTGTAGTTTAGTGCTGTTTAAAAAACACGCTGCCGAACCGATGGCGGAAATTCCCTTCCCCGACGAGTTCCGCATTGGTAATGTCTTTTGCATGATTGTATTTGGTTTAGATTATGAAAACATAGAATATGGCTACCGTATGGATGGCCCTTTCAACCCCAGAGAAGGAAACTGGTTTGACCAAACACAAATTCTTTTAGATCCCTATGCAAAAATTATCGGTGGTAGAGACATTTGGGGCGAAAAACCAGATTGGAACAATATCTATCAGCATAGAGCGCGTCTAGCCTTTGATGATTTTGATTGGGAAGGTGAGCGACCGTTAAATATTCCCACAGAGGATTTAGTTATTTACGAAATGCACGTTCGTAGCTTTACTAGTCACCTTTCTTCTGGTGTCAAACATCCAGGTACTTTTGCCGCTATCCGCGAAAAAATCCCCTATCTCAAAGAATTAGGTGTCAACTGTGTGGAATTGATGCCGATTTATGAGTTTGATGAATTTGAAAACAGTCGCCCTAATCCCCACACAGGAGAAATGTTATTTAATTACTGGGGTTATAGTACTGTCGGCTTTTTTGCACCCAAAGCTGGCTACGCGGCTACAGGTAAATATGGGATGCAGGTTGATGAACTCAAAACCCTAATTAAAACCCTGCATCAAAATGGAATTGAAGTAATTCTCGATGTCGTCTTTAACCATACAGCCGAAGGTAATGAAAACGGCCCCTCTATTTCCTTTCGCGGTATCGACAATCAAACCTACTATATGTTGACACCGGATGGTTATTACTTCAACTTTAGTGGTACTGGCAACACTCTCAACTGTAACAATCCTATTGTCCGGCACATGGTGGTGGATTGCCTGCGTTATTGGGCTTCTGAGTATCATATTGATGGTTTTCGCTTCGATTTAGCGACGATTTTAGGACGCGATCCTTGGGGCGCACCCCTTTCTAACCCACCGCTATTAGAAAGTTTGGCATTCGACCCGATTTTAGCTAATTGCAAACTCATTGCTGAAGCTTGGGATGCAGGCGGTCTTTATCAAGTAGGCTCTTTTCCTGCTTTTGGGCGTTGGCTGGAGTGGAATGGTAAATACCGGGACACTATTCGTAAATTCCTCAAGGGTGAGCCTGGGCAAGCAGGAGACATGGCGCAACGGCTACAGGGTTCACCAGATTTATATGCGGCGGCTGGTCGAGGCCCGACAGCTTCAATTAATTTTATTACTTGTCATGATGGTTTTACTTTGATGGATTTAGTTTCTTATGATGGCAAGCATAATGAAGCTAACGGCGAAAATAATAATGATGGTACGAATGACAACGATAGTTGGAATTGCGGTTGGGAAGGTGAGACTAACAATTTAGAAATCAATGCTTTACGCCACCGTCAGATTAAAAATGCTGTGGCAATGTTGATGGTTAGCCAAGGAGTACCAATGATTCTCATGGGTGATGAGATGGGACGTACTCAGAGGGGTAACAACAACACTTACTGTCACGACAACGAATTAAACTGGTTGGACTGGCAATTATTAGCAGCCAATGCAGATTTATTTAAGTTTTTTAAAGATTGTATTGCTTTTCGTCACGCTCATCCAGTGTTGAAAAATAAATGGCACTTCCGAAATGTGGATTATGCTAACAGTGGCTATGCTGATATTACTTGGCATGGAACTCAAGCATGGAATGCTGACTGGTCTGATTTTAGTCGTATCCTGGCTTTCATGCTCTGTGGGCAGCACGCCAAGGGGGGAACAGTAAGTGATGATTATATATATGTGGCGATGAATATGTATTGGGATAGTCTGTGGTTTGAATTACCTGGGCTACCTCAAGGAAGACAGTGGTATGTGTTCGCCAATACTGGCGTTAGTGAGGCAAGTTGGACACCTGGAACTGAGCCAATATTAGACAATCAGTCTGGGTTCTTGATAGGTGGGCGTTCGGTGGTGATTTTGGTGGGGAAATAA
- a CDS encoding MinD/ParA family ATP-binding protein: MSKIVSVHSFRGGTGKSNMTANLAATIARYGHRVGIVDTDIQSPGIHVIFGFDEDTMTLSLNDYLWGHCDIEDTAYDVTSALKGTGKKDSAIYLIPSSINLSEITKIIRDGYDVGLLHDGFHELVDKLNLEYLFIDTHPGLNEETLLSITISDALIIILRPDYQDFQGTAVAVDVARQLEVPELLLIVNKALPTLDFQTLQEQMEAAYDGTVAGIVPFAEEVVQLASSDIFCLRYPHHPFSLEVEAIAKKIRQ; the protein is encoded by the coding sequence ATGTCGAAAATTGTTTCCGTTCACTCATTTAGAGGGGGAACGGGTAAATCAAATATGACTGCTAATCTCGCTGCTACTATTGCCCGTTATGGGCATCGAGTTGGCATTGTTGATACTGATATTCAATCCCCTGGTATTCACGTTATTTTTGGATTTGATGAAGACACGATGACTCTTTCTTTAAATGATTATTTATGGGGTCATTGTGATATTGAAGATACAGCTTATGATGTTACTTCTGCTTTGAAGGGAACAGGTAAAAAGGATAGTGCTATTTACTTGATTCCTTCTTCTATCAATCTTAGCGAAATTACCAAAATTATTCGTGATGGCTATGATGTAGGTCTTTTACATGATGGCTTTCACGAGTTAGTTGATAAGCTAAATTTGGAGTATTTATTTATTGATACTCATCCTGGATTAAATGAGGAAACCTTACTTTCTATTACTATTTCTGATGCTTTAATTATTATTTTACGTCCAGACTATCAAGACTTTCAAGGTACTGCTGTAGCTGTTGACGTAGCTCGGCAATTAGAAGTTCCTGAGTTATTGTTAATTGTTAATAAAGCACTGCCAACTTTAGATTTTCAGACTTTACAAGAACAAATGGAAGCTGCTTATGATGGTACTGTGGCTGGTATTGTACCGTTTGCAGAAGAAGTAGTACAGCTAGCTAGTAGCGATATCTTCTGCTTACGTTACCCCCATCATCCCTTTAGCTTAGAAGTAGAAGCGATCGCTAAAAAAATTCGCCAATAG
- a CDS encoding CHAT domain-containing protein, giving the protein MHQVNYLTIILLITGIIVPVSAQTETIHVVQTPRNIRFKPPKAQLSVKSDVIAVQEESWKKDYEKYLEYDFNQAIMGANSVRKVLQKITNETGKKSAVVYLIPGESELEIILVKSNQEPIRKTISAANRQNLIKVVKKFQSEINDIKQVDNQNYLADAQQLYQWLIAPIAQDLQAENIDTLLFCVGVGLRSLPFSALHDGKQFLVEKYSTSLIPAFSLTNTRYTDIRNSPVLAMGASQFQNLEPLPSVPVELSTIVQNKGGSNFLNDKFTVDNLRSQRQQQFYKIVHLATHGVFTSGAVSNSYIQFWNTRVRLNQLRNLQLNTPPVDLLVLSACQTALGDEEAELGFSGLALEAGAKSAIGSLWSVSDVGTLALMTEFYSQLNTLPIKADALRQAQIIMLHKQIQIRQGQLQQLRSSRKIPLPPEMAKIGDFDLSHPYYWAAFTMIGSPW; this is encoded by the coding sequence ATGCACCAAGTAAATTATTTAACTATTATACTTTTAATTACTGGAATAATTGTACCTGTATCAGCACAAACTGAAACTATTCATGTAGTTCAAACTCCTAGAAATATTAGATTTAAACCTCCAAAAGCTCAACTATCAGTAAAAAGTGATGTTATAGCTGTTCAAGAAGAAAGTTGGAAAAAAGATTATGAAAAATATTTAGAATATGATTTTAACCAAGCAATCATGGGTGCTAACTCTGTGAGGAAAGTTTTACAGAAAATTACTAATGAAACTGGTAAAAAATCTGCTGTTGTTTATCTCATTCCAGGAGAAAGCGAATTAGAAATTATTTTAGTCAAATCTAATCAAGAGCCAATCCGTAAGACTATATCAGCTGCTAATCGTCAGAATCTCATCAAGGTGGTTAAAAAATTTCAAAGTGAAATCAATGATATTAAACAAGTTGACAATCAAAATTATTTAGCTGATGCACAACAGCTTTATCAATGGTTGATTGCTCCCATTGCACAAGATTTGCAAGCTGAAAATATAGATACATTACTTTTTTGTGTTGGTGTTGGTTTGCGTTCTTTACCGTTTTCGGCTTTGCATGATGGTAAGCAATTTCTGGTGGAAAAGTATAGTACAAGCTTAATTCCTGCTTTCAGTCTCACAAACACTCGTTATACAGATATTCGTAATTCCCCAGTTTTAGCAATGGGAGCCTCCCAATTCCAAAACTTGGAACCTTTGCCGTCTGTACCTGTGGAGTTATCGACAATTGTGCAGAACAAAGGGGGTAGTAATTTTCTCAACGATAAATTTACTGTGGATAATTTGCGATCGCAACGGCAACAGCAATTCTACAAAATTGTTCACTTGGCAACTCACGGGGTCTTTACATCAGGCGCAGTGAGCAATTCCTATATTCAATTTTGGAATACAAGGGTGCGTTTAAACCAGTTACGCAATTTGCAATTAAATACTCCCCCTGTAGATTTATTAGTTCTGAGTGCTTGTCAAACCGCCTTAGGGGATGAAGAAGCAGAATTAGGCTTTTCTGGGTTGGCTCTGGAGGCAGGAGCTAAATCAGCAATAGGTAGTCTGTGGTCTGTGAGTGATGTCGGTACTTTAGCCTTGATGACAGAATTTTATAGCCAATTGAATACATTACCTATCAAAGCAGATGCTTTAAGACAAGCACAAATAATAATGCTTCATAAACAAATTCAAATTAGGCAAGGACAACTACAGCAACTGAGGTCAAGCAGAAAAATACCCTTACCACCGGAAATGGCAAAAATTGGAGATTTTGATCTATCCCATCCATATTATTGGGCAGCTTTTACCATGATTGGCAGCCCTTGGTAG